One genomic window of Deltaproteobacteria bacterium includes the following:
- a CDS encoding ABC transporter ATP-binding protein has product MLKVVKRIFRMLPRRVRWHWASLIPFSFFEALFESMGAGALFFLIKILNSPDEVFHIPVVGRIYSAMSIERNRSIILSFAVMVVLFYLIKNGFVFLSVYLRCSLSNNTVAKLSSRMYSGYLDAPYSFHLRRNSADLIDMALRSIQEAVRLVLASAVALGSEILVLLGIIAVLVAASPLITIVSVALLSLLLGILLLATHRMFFALGAQEQELRKDATRLLQQTFGSIKEVKVMGRAGPWKQMFATLQKTLARVRRWHETLNSSPRFVIETVFVAIPLVMVLFTFDEADSSRELMPVLALFAYAGFRAIPSFNRVTMHLNNIRLGSKAVELLWKDQEEFRSTNEDRAPDRPGHLNFEASVVIEKVSYGYEARGEKILQDISLTVQQGTSLGIAGETGVGKSTLIDLVLGLLAPTGGRILVDGNDIREHLQAWHRKIGYVPQHIYLFDDTLRRNIAFGVPDHEVDEGKMASSIRLARLESLVSKLPDGLDTVVGERGIRFSGGERQRVAIARALYRDPEILIFDEPSSALDSRTELDLAASIHALQGEKTVIVAAHRSNMLKFCDRIVVLKNGRIEEVENADVFPGEASRR; this is encoded by the coding sequence ATGCTGAAGGTGGTCAAAAGGATATTTCGGATGCTCCCTCGCCGGGTCCGTTGGCATTGGGCAAGTCTCATTCCGTTTTCCTTCTTCGAAGCGCTCTTCGAGAGCATGGGCGCCGGCGCGCTGTTTTTCCTCATCAAGATATTGAATAGTCCTGATGAAGTGTTCCATATCCCCGTTGTTGGGAGAATTTACTCCGCCATGTCCATAGAGCGGAATAGGAGCATCATTCTCTCGTTTGCCGTCATGGTCGTTCTCTTTTACCTCATTAAAAACGGCTTTGTATTCCTGTCCGTTTACCTGAGATGCAGTTTATCGAACAACACCGTGGCAAAGTTATCCAGCAGGATGTATAGCGGGTATCTCGATGCGCCTTACTCGTTTCATCTTCGACGGAATTCCGCGGATCTCATAGACATGGCTCTCAGGAGCATCCAGGAAGCCGTTCGCCTGGTATTGGCGTCGGCTGTTGCGCTTGGTTCGGAAATTCTGGTCCTCTTGGGCATCATTGCCGTGCTTGTCGCCGCTTCTCCTCTGATAACGATCGTTTCGGTAGCCCTACTCTCCCTTCTTCTGGGAATTCTTCTGCTGGCTACACACCGCATGTTTTTCGCGCTCGGAGCCCAGGAACAAGAGTTGAGAAAGGACGCGACCCGGCTCCTGCAGCAAACGTTCGGGAGTATCAAGGAGGTGAAGGTGATGGGCCGGGCGGGTCCCTGGAAACAGATGTTCGCCACTCTTCAGAAGACCCTCGCGCGCGTGAGGAGGTGGCACGAAACGCTCAATTCCTCCCCTCGTTTTGTCATAGAAACCGTATTCGTCGCCATTCCTCTGGTGATGGTGTTGTTCACATTTGACGAGGCGGATAGCAGCCGGGAACTGATGCCGGTGCTCGCCCTGTTTGCCTATGCCGGATTTCGGGCTATTCCATCATTCAATCGCGTCACCATGCACTTGAACAACATCAGGTTGGGCAGCAAGGCGGTCGAATTGCTCTGGAAAGACCAGGAAGAATTCCGGAGCACGAATGAGGATCGGGCGCCGGATCGGCCCGGACATCTGAATTTCGAGGCTTCAGTCGTGATCGAAAAGGTGAGCTACGGCTATGAAGCCAGAGGGGAGAAGATCCTTCAGGATATCAGTCTGACCGTCCAACAGGGAACGTCTTTAGGCATTGCGGGTGAAACGGGAGTCGGTAAAAGCACCCTCATCGATCTGGTGCTGGGACTCCTTGCACCCACCGGAGGACGCATTCTCGTCGACGGAAACGATATCAGGGAACACCTGCAGGCTTGGCATCGAAAAATAGGGTATGTTCCCCAGCATATCTACCTCTTCGACGATACCCTCAGAAGGAACATCGCCTTTGGCGTTCCCGACCATGAAGTGGACGAGGGTAAGATGGCCTCGTCGATTCGACTCGCAAGGCTCGAAAGTCTGGTTTCAAAGCTCCCCGATGGTCTGGACACCGTGGTGGGAGAACGAGGAATACGATTCTCGGGCGGCGAAAGACAGCGTGTGGCTATTGCCCGGGCCCTCTACCGGGATCCGGAGATTCTGATATTTGATGAGCCCTCATCCGCGCTCGACAGCCGGACCGAACTCGATCTCGCGGCCTCGATCCACGCCCTGCAAGGGGAAAAGACGGTAATCGTCGCCGCGCACCGATCGAATATGCTCAAGTTTTGCGATCGAATCGTGGTGCTCAAGAACGGGCGGATCGAGGAAGTGGAGAACGCGGATGTCTTCCCCGGGGAGGCGTCCCGCCGGTGA
- the pgi gene encoding glucose-6-phosphate isomerase, whose amino-acid sequence MTKDMTPLTQRPAWKALEAHYRQARELHLRELFADDPGRGERMTAEAAGLYLDYSKNRITNETLDLLLQLAEESGLRTRTDAMFRGEEINLTEKRAALHIALRAPGGAIMVDGENVTPRVHAVLEKMAKFSDRVRSGAWLGHSGKRIRNVVNIGIGGSDLGPVMAYEALKYYSERAMTFRFVSNIDGADFAEAVQDLDPSETLFIVSSKTFTTLETMTNAHTARNWSVAGLGGDEASVSKHFVAVSTNAEGVSKFGIDTANMFEFWDWVGGRYSMDSAIGLSTMLAIGPAHFRAMLDGFHQMDEHFRTAPFAENLPVLMGLLAVWYNNFFGAETVAVLPYEQYLKRFPAYLQQLAMESNGKHVTLEGAEVDYQTGPIYWGEPGTNGQHSFYQLIHQGTKLIPCDFIAFAQPLNPLGRHHDMLLANVFAQAEALAFGKTQEEARAEGMPDRLVPHRVFRGNRPSNMILAERLTPETLGKLVALYEHSVFTQGIIWNINSFDQWGVELGKALAQRIIPELESREEPRLGHDRSTNALIRGSGP is encoded by the coding sequence ATGACAAAGGACATGACACCACTCACTCAACGACCGGCTTGGAAAGCCTTGGAAGCCCACTATCGGCAAGCTCGGGAATTGCATCTCCGGGAACTCTTTGCGGACGATCCCGGCCGCGGCGAGCGGATGACGGCCGAGGCCGCGGGTCTCTACCTGGATTACTCCAAGAATCGCATCACCAACGAAACCCTCGATCTACTCCTGCAACTGGCCGAGGAATCCGGCCTGAGAACGCGAACGGACGCCATGTTCCGGGGAGAAGAGATCAACCTCACGGAGAAACGGGCGGCCCTGCACATAGCGCTGCGGGCACCTGGGGGAGCCATCATGGTGGACGGCGAGAACGTGACGCCCCGGGTCCATGCGGTGCTAGAGAAGATGGCCAAATTCTCCGACAGGGTTCGGAGCGGCGCCTGGTTGGGCCATTCCGGCAAGCGAATTCGGAATGTCGTCAATATCGGCATCGGGGGCTCGGACCTGGGGCCGGTCATGGCTTACGAAGCGCTCAAGTACTATAGCGAGCGCGCCATGACGTTCCGATTCGTCTCGAACATCGATGGCGCCGACTTCGCGGAGGCGGTCCAGGATCTGGATCCGTCGGAAACTCTCTTCATCGTCTCTTCCAAGACGTTCACCACGCTCGAGACCATGACCAACGCCCACACGGCCCGCAACTGGTCCGTGGCGGGCTTAGGGGGCGACGAGGCATCCGTTTCCAAGCACTTTGTGGCGGTTTCGACAAACGCCGAGGGCGTGTCGAAATTCGGGATCGACACCGCCAACATGTTCGAATTCTGGGACTGGGTCGGCGGCCGCTACTCCATGGATTCGGCCATCGGTCTGTCCACCATGCTGGCCATCGGCCCGGCCCATTTTCGAGCCATGTTGGACGGATTCCATCAGATGGACGAACATTTCCGCACCGCCCCCTTCGCCGAAAACTTGCCGGTGCTCATGGGCCTTTTGGCCGTATGGTACAACAACTTCTTCGGGGCCGAGACCGTCGCGGTCCTGCCGTACGAGCAGTATCTAAAGCGGTTCCCAGCCTATCTGCAGCAACTCGCCATGGAGAGCAACGGCAAACACGTCACTCTGGAGGGGGCCGAGGTCGACTACCAAACCGGCCCGATCTACTGGGGGGAGCCGGGGACCAACGGCCAGCACTCGTTCTACCAGTTGATCCATCAAGGCACCAAGTTGATTCCGTGCGACTTCATCGCCTTTGCCCAGCCGCTCAACCCCTTGGGGCGGCACCACGACATGCTCCTGGCTAACGTCTTTGCCCAGGCCGAGGCGCTGGCTTTCGGCAAAACGCAGGAGGAGGCGAGAGCCGAGGGCATGCCCGACCGGCTCGTACCCCACCGGGTCTTTCGGGGCAACCGCCCCTCCAACATGATCCTCGCCGAGCGCCTCACTCCGGAAACGCTTGGCAAACTCGTCGCACTCTACGAGCACAGCGTTTTTACTCAGGGAATCATCTGGAACATCAACTCGTTCGACCAGTGGGGGGTCGAGTTGGGCAAGGCCCTGGCGCAGCGCATTATACCGGAACTCGAGAGCCGGGAGGAACCCCGGCTTGGCCATGATCGTTCGACAAACGCCCTGATCCGGGGCTCGGGACCGTGA